In Aegilops tauschii subsp. strangulata cultivar AL8/78 chromosome 3, Aet v6.0, whole genome shotgun sequence, one genomic interval encodes:
- the LOC109778349 gene encoding uncharacterized protein: MAPKKMPKGKLGFFGVRQKPSGNFGVEFTDAGRRWWIGTYPFAHEAARAYDVAVWRAERPRSHLNFPEIESRAEAEMLVPQGINMKEIPTKKKTTKKPSILVSAGETDEEAMARFAREHPEYVQAKLEYYWKREAEQKKKGPKKEDEAGPSTVIPIDSSSEED, from the coding sequence ATGGCGCCGAAGAAGATGCCGAAGGGCAAGTTGGGTTTCTTCGGCGTGAGGCAGAAGCCCTCCGGTAACTTCGGAGTGGAGTTCACCGACGCCGGAAGGCGTTGGTGGATCGGCACGTACCCCTTCGCCCACGAGGCCGCGCGTGCCTACGACGTGGCGGTGTGGCGTGCCGAGAGGCCTCGGTCGCACCTCAACTTCCCAGAGATCGAGAGTCGGGCGGAAGCGGAGATGCTTGTGCCACAGGGCATCAACATGAAGGAGATCCCAACGAAGAAGAAGACGACGAAGAAGCCGTCGATTCTCGTCAGTGCTGGCGAGACCGACGAGGAGGCGATGGCGAGGTTTGCTCGGGAGCATCCGGAGTACGTCCAGGCCAAGCTGGAGTACTACTGGAAGCGTGAGGCGgagcagaagaagaaggggccGAAGAAGGAGGACGAGGCCGGTCCCTCGACGGTGATCCCCATCGATTCCTCTTCCGAGGAGGACTAG